ttTTAGAACggattcagagtaatgtccaaaacacacttattgctctaggcctaggagtaataagaatcttttgtgaaataggctgatGTTTAAAAACGACATTTCAATAAAATGTacggttattatcatttttgagcaaatgttatctcgtcctttcaattccattcataaccatacaaatgattactttcgaattcttttattcttgaaacattcttctaaatattctttcattcgtcattcataatcatatcacgCAAATAAATGTTTCGAATTCTTTTAATTCTTTGTATCTGCCTTCGTCCTCATAATAGGTCCCCAGATATTAATAATACGAGTGACACTGCTAGCGACTCAGAatttcctttcgagcaagatgtgTATATAGATGATTCTCAAGATTTTGAAGATAACCAaggctgtaacctatctcctgatttgttgaggatggtagaacaagatgagaaacaaatcctacctcacaaagaatcaGTCGAAATTGTGAGCTTAAGAGAAGGACAAGAGGTGAAGATCAGAACATGTATTACTGCGGAGATGAAGCGAGACCTTattgaattacttcaagaattcaaagatgtcttcgcatggtcataccaagatatgcccaAGATGGACACTAACATCGTGGTGCACCGACTCCCCATAAAAGAAGATTGTAAGCTTGTTCAGCAAAAACTCCGAAGAATGAGGCCCGacgtcttgctaaaaataaaggaagaagtttgaaagcagtttgacgctggattcctgaaggtggtaaaatactcagattgggtagccaacatcgtctcTGTCcgtaagaaagatggaaaagtgtgaatgtgtgtggactacagagatttgaataaagccagcccaAAAGACAATTTTCCACTACCTCATATtgacaccctagtggacaacacggcgaGACACTCACTGTTTTCATTCATGGACGGTTTTTCAGGATAtaaccagatcaagatgcatcctggaGATATGGataaaaccacatttgtaaccatgtggggcacgttctgttacaaggtgatgccgtttggactgaagaatgcgggggcaacttatcaaagagccatggtaaccctttttCATGACATGATACATAAAGAAATCGAGGTTTATGTGGATGACATGATAGCTAAGTCTCGAACAGAGAAGGAACACATAAAAGTCCTGGGaaaattgttcttgaggttgaggaagtttcaACTAAAACTCAACCCCACCaaatgtacctttggagccaAGTCTGGAAAGTTGCTTAGATTCgtggttagtgagaaagggatCGAGATTGATCCAGACAAAGTTAAAGTCATACAAGAGCTATCCCCACCGcgcactcagaaagaagttcgaggttttttaggaagattaaattacattgctcggttcatttcacaactgaccgagaaatgtgacccatcttcgcctcctcaagaaacataacctgtgaatgggatgaagaatgccaaagggctttcgacaaggtcaaacagtaTTTATCCAATGCCCCGGTGCTGATGCCACCTAACCCCGATAAGCCGTTGATACTGTATTTGGTAGTATTCGAAAACTCCATGGGATGCGTATTGGGTCAGCATGACGAGTCGGGGAGGAAAGAAAAAGCTATTTACtatctcagtaaaaagttcacagaATGTGAGGCAAGGTACCCGCCgatagagaagttgtgttgtgccctaatttggacaacccgaagactgaggcaGTATATGTTATATCACACCTCTTGGATTATCTCAAAATTGGACCccttgaagtatatgatggagtcaacagctttgaatggaaggatggcctgATGGCAGATTCTATtttctgaattcgacatagtctatgtgaaccgaAGCGATAAAAGGACTGCAATAGTAGATTTTCGGCATGAGAGCCTTGGAAGactacgagcctttgaactttgacTTCCCGAATGAAGACCTAATGTGTGTTGCTACCACTGAAGAAGATGACCCGGAAGAGCTTCCTTGGAAACTAAACTTTGATGGggcatcaaatgctgtgggtaatggaatcggggcagtcttggtatcccaaAGAGgaaatcattatccattcactagtaaattggattttgattataCGAATAACATGGCGAAAtacgaagcgtgcatcatgggtatccgtgcagccatagaatgTAAAattaaagtgctagaggtgtatgggaattctgcgctagtgatttatcaatTCAAGGGAGAATGGGAGACCAGAGACCCCAAGTTGATCGATTATCGGAAACTGGTCCTTGAATTGGtcaaagagtttgatgacatttCCTTCTGTTACTTATcacgagatgaaaatcagatggccaATGCTTTGGCCACCTTAGCTTCCATGATTAAGGTGAACAAATAAGAAGATGTCAAACCTATccggatgagcatttatgaaactCCGGCCCACTGTTACAGTATTGAGGAGGATGAGGAAAAAGATGATCACCTTTGGTATCACAATATATTACAAtacgtgaagaatcgtgagtacccggACCAGGCAGGCGAGAATGACAAAAGGACGCTGAGAAGATTGGCCatcgactatgtcttagatggagagatcctatacaaaagaagaaaagatcaagtgctattaagatgcgtagatgctgtagaggctaagaaagtcttggaagaagtccatgaaggcatctgcgggacacacgctaatggctttacaatggccaggcaaattatgagattcaggtattattggtccactatggaaggagactgtatcaaTTACACCAAAAGGtgtcataaatgccaaatctaCGAAGATAAAgttcatgtgcctccttcaccgctgcatgtcatggtctccccatggcctttctctatATGGGGTATGGACGTGATTGGACCGATATCACCTAAGGCTTCCAATGGGCATcggttcatctttgtggttattgACTACTTCACTAAATGGGTAGAAGCTGCTTCATATGCCAACGTGACAAAGTCGGCAGTGAGCAAATTTTTGAAAaaggagatcatatgtcgatacgGAATGCCGGAGAGGATTATATCTGACAATGCCttaaacttgaacaatagtaTGATAGTGGAAGTCTGCtgtcaattcaatatcaaacacCACAATTCATCACcttatcgcccgaaaatgaatggaGCAGTGGAAGaggccaataaaaacatt
The Gossypium arboreum isolate Shixiya-1 chromosome 10, ASM2569848v2, whole genome shotgun sequence genome window above contains:
- the LOC128282130 gene encoding uncharacterized protein LOC128282130; amino-acid sequence: MRALEDYEPLNFDFPNEDLMCVATTEEDDPEELPWKLNFDGASNAVGNGIGAVLVSQRGNHYPFTSKLDFDYTNNMAKYEACIMGIRAAIECKIKVLEVYGNSALVIYQFKGEWETRDPKLIDYRKLVLELVKEFDDISFCYLSRDENQMANALATLASMIKVNK